The following proteins are co-located in the Dromiciops gliroides isolate mDroGli1 chromosome 2, mDroGli1.pri, whole genome shotgun sequence genome:
- the FAM167A gene encoding protein FAM167A: MATPQIHIEEVVGGEGGYLGATPPPDDHLLSLKVLTEKLRLQTRRPSYLEWQAKLEEQTWNFPRSTDEQEGKEPRKSREEELPPIRKLQQQLHESDIQDEPPLTTRKLDSFESIDEALHWLRKELAEMRLQDQQLARQLMRLRSDINKLKIEQTCHLHRRMLNDATYELEERDELSDLFCDSPLASSFSLSTPLKVIGVTKMNINTRRFSLC, translated from the exons ATGGCTACACCCCAGATCCACATAGAAGAAGTGGTAGGTGGAGAAGGAGGGTACTTAGGGGCAACCCCTCCTCCTGATGACCACCTTCTGAGCCTGAAGGTCCtcacagagaaactgaggctgcagACTCGGAGGCCTTCCTACCTGGAATGGCAAGCCAAGCTGGAGGAGCAGACATGGAATTTCCCCAGGTCTACTGATGAGCAGGAGGGGAAAGAACCAAGGAAATCCAGAGAAGAGGAGTTGCCTCCCATAAGGAAGCTGCAACAACAGCTACATGAGAGTGACATCCAGGACGAGCCTCCTCTGACTACTAGAAAGCTGGATAGCTTTGAGAGTATTGATGAAGCTTTGCATTGGCTAAGGAAAGAACTG GCAGAGATGCGGTTGCAGGATCAGCAGTTGGCCCGGCAGCTGATGCGCCTCCGCAGTGACATCAACAAGCTGAAGATTGAGCAGACCTGCCACCTCCACCGGAGGATGCTCAATGATGCCACCTATGAGTTGGAGGAACGGGATGAGCTGTCTGACCTCTTTTGTGACTCTCCCTTGGCCTCCTCCTTCAGCCTCTCCACCCCACTTAAGGTCATCGGAGTGACCAAGATGAACATCAACACCCGCAGGTTCTCTCTCTGCTGA